TCCGGGGAGCCACGAACGCGCTGGCGAGCCAGTCCAGGAGTTCGGGGTGCGAAGGACGCTCGCCCTGCAACCCGAAGTCCGCGGGCGTGCCCACCAAGCCGCGGCCGAAGTGATGCATCCAAACGCGATTGACGATGACTCGGGCGAGCAGCGGATTGCGCGGGCTCGTTGCCCAAGTCGCAAAAGCGAGACGGCGCCGGGAAGTCGGCGGCTGTTCCGACGGCAGCGGCAGTCCAGGTGTTTCCTCCCCGCGGCTCAGCACGGTCAGGGTGCCCGGTGCGATGGCCTCCTTGGGCTGCTTGGGATCGCCTCGGTGAAACCGGTGGGTTACGGGCGCGGCTTCGGCCGGTTCGCTCAAAATGCTGATGAAATCTTCCTGTGGCTTCCGACTTCGCACCTCACCGATTTTCGCGTCCATCCCTTTCAGTTCGTCGGCGGCCTTGGGGTTGTATTGGTAGAGCACTCCTGCGTTGATGTTGGCGCTCGGATGATCCGCGAGCAGCTTTTTCTGTTCGGGATTGCGTTTGTCGGGCGGGGTTTTGAACGCGTTCCAAAGCGGCTCACGCAGTGCAGGATCCATTTTCTCCAGGTGTGCCTTGAGGGCGGCATCGATGAACTCGGCTTGCTTCGCTTCCTTCTCTTTCACCAGCTTCCCCGCTTCCTCATCCACGGCCGCGGCCTTGGCGCGGTCGGCCGGAGTGTAAAGGGAAAGCAAACGCTGGGAGGGCGTCCGCCACCGCTTCCAATCGTAGGCCGGCTCGAAGATGGCGCGCAGCCGATAGTAGTCCGCCTGCGGAATCGGATCATAACGATGATCGTGGCATTGAGCGCATCCCACCGAGAGGCCCAGCAACGAAGTCGAAACAATTTTTAGAGTGTCCGCGATGACATGGTTCCGGGCGATGTCCTGGTCGATGCCGCCTGTGGCGGTGCCATCCGCCGCCATGCGAAGAAATCCGGTGGCAATCAACAGGTCGCGCGTGGCTGGATCTTGGGAGGACTTCTCCAGGTCCTTGTGTTGGGCGAGCGCCAGTTCGTCGCCCGCCAATTGTTCCGTGATGAACCGATGGAAGGGCTTGTCCTCGTTCAAGGCTCGAATCACGTAGTCCCGGTACTTGTAGGCGTAGGGCCGCGGGGCGTCGTCGTTGGTGTAACCGTCGGAGTCCGCATAGCCGGCGATGTCGAGCCAATGCCGGGCCCAGCGTTCGCCGTAGCGTGGGGACTCCATCAAGCGATCCAACAAGGTCAGAAAGGGATCTGCCGATTCATTCAGGGAGTACGCCTCCAAGTCGGAGGGGGTCGGGATCAATCCCCAAAGCCCGATGAACGCGCGTCGGATGAGGGTTGGAGGCGATGCCTCCGCGGAGAAACGGAGACCACGAGCTTGCTGGTCGCGGGCCAGAAAGGCATCGATCGGATTCCGAATCCCACTCTTCTGGAGTTTGGGGATGTCAGGACGGCGCAACGGCTGGAAGGCCCAGTGGGCGCGTTCCTCTTCCGTGATCTGCATGCCTTGGCCCAGTGTCTCGGGTTCTGGCCGCGCTGTGCCCGCCCCGCCTTCGATCCATCGCTTGAGGGTTTCAATTTCCTGCGGGGTTGGCTTCCGGTCCCGCTTGGGCATCTCGCCCGATTGAACGCGCTTGAAAAGTAAACTGGCATCGGGCTTGCCTGGAATCAGCGCTGTCCCGGAGTCACCGCCACGTTCGATCCAACGTTTCAGCCGAAGATCCAGACCGCCTTTGAGCGTCTCGCCTTCCCCGTGGCAATCGAAACAGTGGGCTTTGAGAATCGGCCGCACATGCTGTTCGAACGATAAGGGCTGGGGGTGGCCGGACCCTGGCGCGGTGGTCGAGGCGACGGACCTCGCGGAGATCATCGTTGCAACAACCAGAGCGATCGCCACCTTCCAGGCGCGGCGCACTGGGGTCGACGAGTTGCTTCCGACGAAATGAGGCATTGCGAATTTTTTAGCACAAGACCTGCGCAGCGCCGATAGAAAAATGTGCGCTTCTCAACGCCGATTCCAGGCCTTGCTCCCCCGACCGCTAAGAGTTGATTTTCACCCCTCTTTTCGGCCAAGTTCATAAATCTACCCTTGCGCAAACTCATTCCATCCCGGTCCAACCCCACCCTAACGCCCTTCCTGCGCACCCAAGTCAAACGAACGCAGGCCTTTCGCCTACCCGCCACAAACGCCTCGTCGAACATTGCCGCCCAACGCGCGACGAAAACCAGTTAGTTAATCTCCCTGCGCCTTGGAATTTGACATGAAGCGCCACGCCACCCTCCGCGACCCGCGACCGCAAGGCTCACTCGTCTTGGAACGCGAGA
This genomic interval from Verrucomicrobiota bacterium contains the following:
- a CDS encoding DUF1553 domain-containing protein; amino-acid sequence: MPHFVGSNSSTPVRRAWKVAIALVVATMISARSVASTTAPGSGHPQPLSFEQHVRPILKAHCFDCHGEGETLKGGLDLRLKRWIERGGDSGTALIPGKPDASLLFKRVQSGEMPKRDRKPTPQEIETLKRWIEGGAGTARPEPETLGQGMQITEEERAHWAFQPLRRPDIPKLQKSGIRNPIDAFLARDQQARGLRFSAEASPPTLIRRAFIGLWGLIPTPSDLEAYSLNESADPFLTLLDRLMESPRYGERWARHWLDIAGYADSDGYTNDDAPRPYAYKYRDYVIRALNEDKPFHRFITEQLAGDELALAQHKDLEKSSQDPATRDLLIATGFLRMAADGTATGGIDQDIARNHVIADTLKIVSTSLLGLSVGCAQCHDHRYDPIPQADYYRLRAIFEPAYDWKRWRTPSQRLLSLYTPADRAKAAAVDEEAGKLVKEKEAKQAEFIDAALKAHLEKMDPALREPLWNAFKTPPDKRNPEQKKLLADHPSANINAGVLYQYNPKAADELKGMDAKIGEVRSRKPQEDFISILSEPAEAAPVTHRFHRGDPKQPKEAIAPGTLTVLSRGEETPGLPLPSEQPPTSRRRLAFATWATSPRNPLLARVIVNRVWMHHFGRGLVGTPADFGLQGERPSHPELLDWLASAFVAPRNDDPRHLGLGWSLKRLNRLIMSSAAYRQSSARDPGMEGLDPENRFYWRKSLQRLDAEAIRDSLLAVSGVLSGKMFGPPVPVREDAVGQIVVGVDKKQGDNKMPVEVAMGEEEFRRSIYVEVRRSRPLAFLHAFDAPVMEVNCERRTSSTVAPQALMLMNSDFSMQQSQKLADRLKKDAGPLREAQIDRAWKLAFLRAPTRDEFRSAQDFIERQIASLLAGNTSDSSSPKPAGSAEEQAMRSLCQNLFSSNEFLYQD